The Lathyrus oleraceus cultivar Zhongwan6 chromosome 5, CAAS_Psat_ZW6_1.0, whole genome shotgun sequence genome includes the window TATATTGTTGCAAAAGTATGTGATTGTTTTGATAAAGTCTTGATGGATCATCATGAGAATGAAGCATTTACATTGAGTCAAACATTCATCTAAAGTCAAAgattcacccaaaaccttaagaTGATATGTGTAAGGATTCTCTCACTTAGAAAGTGTTCAACCTCCACTTTTCTAAATAATGTGAAACTTagaactcacacttgtttctcaacaCAACTCACTTGTTTCCCAACAATGTTTCCCTCAAGTGAATCCATCTGATATGCTCTCCCTCAAGCGCAACTCACTTGTTTCTCAACAAGCTCTCCCTTAAGTGTGAGTCCATCTACTATACACCCCCTCAAGCAGAAGACTTACCCCCATTTTTCTAAGCAATTTAGGACTTAaaactcacacttgtttctcaacaCAACTCACTTATTTTCCAACAATTTCTCCCTAAGTGTAAGTCCATCTAACAATCTCTCCCTCAACGATCTCTTACTCGAATTAGACTCTGATAACACTGATGGGTCATCTTGAGGAAAAATCATTCACATTAAGTCAAACACTCACCTAAAGATGAAAGATTCGTCCAAACAAATTAGAGAAacaccacatattcaccaaaaacTTTAAGATGATAGTTACatggattctctcacttataaaatATTCAACCTCCACTTTTCTAAGTAATATAGAACTTAAAACTCACACTTATTTCCCAACACAACTCACACTTGTTTCCGACAAGTCTTACCAAATGTGTTTATAATGAAGACATTGTTTGTTTAGTGGTTAAATAACAGCATAATCAACATTTTGTTTTCAGAATACTTAGTAAAGGTAGTTTGAAAAATGGTTTAATTCACAATTCTTATTCTCGTACAACGGGTTTAATTCGACAGATGAATTTTGAAACAGAACTTAACAAGACATACTACATGGGAATAATCAAATACTAACAAGCATTTTCATTGATGGTGGCTCATTATCGATGACCATTAATGGTTAAATGTCATATAACTGAACATACAAAACATAAATACATTTTTAAGTGCACATGAAATCTCTTACTCAGCCTCCATTGCACCACTGACACTAATGTTTTGCCTAAACATTTTCCAGAAAGTGAAGAACATGTCATCTACACTTCTTCCTTTGATTTCCACATTTGTTTTTACTCCCTGTTTAAACTGCTTTATACACCAAGAATGATCCAGTACCGGAGTAACTACTGGCTAATGCCTTCCCAACCGAGGTTGGTAGAGAAAATGCTAGCTGAGCACGTTCAAGCTCGTCCACGCAGAAACTTTTCCTGCCATAAATTTAATgcagaaaaaaaagaaagaatcAACAAGCCCGAAATTGAAAAAATAATAAACCAAGTAACACTAATTCAAAATAGTTAGTATTGAATGCTTAAAAGATGTGATGTTACTTAACACTATCCTCCATTGCTAGTGTACTAGTTGAATCTATGTATTATTCAGATATTGCAGGGACCTATGGTTGCATCATGCATGATTTAGTTTTCCATGAGAAACAGGTAAACCAAGTTTTGTTTACCTCACAGTATCCAGCAATTGGCTAGCAATGTGTTTTCTTCTGTTGGAGGGAGTGACCCAAATGGCTCTAATGCCACAAGCAGCAGCAACAGGTTGGCTTTCACAAGAGATCGCCCTACTATCCATCGCCTCAGAATCACTCACATTCACCACTCTTTTTCCAACTTCCCTTTGAAAAACAATATTCCCAAACTGGAGAGTGGTTGGACGCAGCTTCTTCTCCCTCTTCCTTGCGCTAGCAGAATGCCCATCATCTGAGCAAGACGCTACTCTAAAAGCTTCTTTGATTGGTTCTGCAAACACGCAACCAACAATCCTCTGGAGAGAAACGAACAAATAAACCTGTATATGTACAACCATGCCAATCAATAACATATCAAACAACATGCcaataaataatatataaaacAACTTAACATGTTATTATCACATATTAAAAATTGTTAATAAATATGGTTGGATCTAATTCATCCTTACAAAATCAGTTTGTAGGGTGAGGATTGCCCATCATATATTGTCTAATGTGAAATTCTAAACACACATCCTGACGCCTAGAGCTGGACATCTAGAGTGTAGAAATAAATGACAGGTGGTACAATAGCAAAAACCTAAAAGCAGGTGACTCATTGGATCTTAAACCAAGCTTTGATATCATGTTAAGAAATATAGTTAGACCTAATTCATCTCTACAACCCAACTTGTAGGGTGAAGATTGCCCTCACTCATAAGCACATGTTCAAGCCATATATGGTCCAATGTGAGACTCTTATCAAAAGCATTGTATTTATTATAAGTACTTTCAGATAAGGAATAGTAACAAATATGTATTGCTTATAAATTAGAATGAACAGAACTTAACCTtttgcattttaattttatttatttaagaaaCTCTCTCAAGTCTCATTTGATATATCCATGAAAATCTACACCTTTAAAAGAATTTTTCCATAAATGAATAATCATAAACTTGTTTTAATCTAGAAACTTAAATGTGTTTGGCCTTGCATTGATCAAAATTGAGTATGGCTAAAAGTGTTTGGGATATTCATATAACACCGGGTTGAACAATACATTTAAGAATAAAAATCAATTAGGAAGGAAAAAGCTCCAAAATCTAGCTTCAAGTAAAAATCAATTACATTCCAATATATTAAAATCAAATATACACCTAGATAATCAATTTTAGCTAATGTGATTGAGAGTACCAAACACACTTATATAATTCAAAAGCTAATCTAAACAGTACCAAAATCTAACTCTAAACTGCAAGTAAGTTTTTGAGGTGAAGTAGAATATTATCCACCTTACAGTGTTGATGAGCTGTCCATCCACTTCCTATCTCAATTTCCATCATCTTCACAACTTCTTGAACCTGTCTTAACAACAATTTCACACGAACTTGTTCAATATTCCAAAATCCAACAAATCATAAGAAATGGGGGTTAACGCTTAAAAGCAGTAAATAAATAAAGAACCTTGTTTCTGTGAGAAGATGGATCATTATCCAACACCAAAATAACTCGACCACTTTTGTCAGAAGAAACAACCCTCTCATTATTCCAACCCTAAACAAAAACAGAATAAATAATCAATAATATGAATAAGAAAAAATTGGCAGATAGAGATCAGAAAAGGGGAATTTCAATTTAGTTACTCTAAATTGGATTCCTTGCGTATAACGTTTGTGAAATTGGGCGTGTAATTTCTCGTCTTCGACATCTCCGGGAGTGAACTCAATACCACAAGTGGAACACGCGCGTAATAGGAAATCCGATTGACCTAACTCCAAATGGAACTGAG containing:
- the LOC127087519 gene encoding protein CHROMOSOME TRANSMISSION FIDELITY 7 — encoded protein: MQSKLNKFFKSSSDSTPPPPAAAVAADDGDHDLANWNWENNQHHIINTYTRTRRNPNPITSPPTLIEKPIVVKNKKRSYAQFHLELGQSDFLLRACSTCGIEFTPGDVEDEKLHAQFHKRYTQGIQFRGWNNERVVSSDKSGRVILVLDNDPSSHRNKVQEVVKMMEIEIGSGWTAHQHCKVYLFVSLQRIVGCVFAEPIKEAFRVASCSDDGHSASARKREKKLRPTTLQFGNIVFQREVGKRVVNVSDSEAMDSRAISCESQPVAAACGIRAIWVTPSNRRKHIASQLLDTVRKSFCVDELERAQLAFSLPTSVGKALASSYSGTGSFLVYKAV